From the genome of Brevibacterium sp. JSBI002, one region includes:
- a CDS encoding SCO1664 family protein, whose translation MDHGILLDALAAGEWTEMGSIPRASNDTRLLVLEHEGRAIKAVYKPISGERPLHDFPAQTLALREVAAYRLSAALDLGVVPPTVLRDDLPAGRGSLQAYVEASDDDEAVTLSTVNAIPVDHTPIFALRTEDGRDLVLSHSVDEGLRSIAFFDLLANNADRKAGHVITGSCLPTTAAAHIGVFGIDNGLTFHNEEKLRTVLWGFSHTSFCAEEIDALQEVAAMDERLRTQLSDCLSADEIEALKDRGDRLLAAEFFPDAPDDRTVIPWPPI comes from the coding sequence ATGGACCACGGGATTCTCCTCGACGCGCTGGCTGCGGGGGAGTGGACGGAGATGGGATCGATCCCTCGTGCCAGCAACGACACCCGACTGCTCGTGCTCGAACACGAAGGCCGGGCGATCAAGGCCGTCTACAAGCCCATCTCGGGCGAACGGCCCCTGCACGACTTCCCGGCACAGACACTGGCTCTGCGCGAGGTGGCGGCGTATCGACTCTCCGCCGCACTCGACCTGGGGGTCGTTCCGCCGACGGTTCTGCGCGATGATCTGCCCGCCGGCCGCGGATCCCTGCAGGCCTATGTCGAAGCCTCCGACGATGACGAAGCGGTGACGCTGTCGACGGTCAACGCGATCCCTGTCGATCACACACCGATCTTCGCTCTGCGCACAGAGGACGGACGTGACCTCGTACTCTCCCATTCCGTCGACGAGGGACTGCGTTCCATCGCCTTCTTCGATCTCCTGGCGAACAACGCCGACCGCAAAGCAGGTCATGTCATCACCGGCAGCTGTCTGCCTACCACGGCCGCGGCCCACATCGGCGTCTTCGGCATCGACAACGGACTGACCTTCCACAATGAGGAGAAGCTGCGCACCGTTCTGTGGGGTTTCTCTCACACCTCGTTCTGCGCCGAAGAGATCGATGCGCTTCAGGAAGTCGCCGCCATGGACGAGAGGCTGCGGACGCAGCTGAGCGACTGCCTGTCAGCCGACGAGATCGAGGCTCTGAAGGACCGGGGCGACCGGCTTCTCGCCGCCGAGTTCTTCCCCGACGCACCGGACGATCGCACCGTCATTCCCTGGCCGCCGATATGA
- a CDS encoding DUF3090 family protein: MAALYDHPTPDRFVVGTIGLPGERTFLLQAKSGNALTTVVVEKEQVEILSDRITELLDMVMIKDPAARVPQTALDDLIDNAGLNVPIEPEFRVGTMSLGWDTVKHELVIECFELTEADAQAGTSADPDDDEVEREVLRIVLDAAAAREFARRGEQVVSAGRGDCPFCSLPLEPDGHLCPRANGIPRA, from the coding sequence ATGGCAGCTCTGTACGACCACCCCACGCCCGATCGTTTCGTCGTCGGCACAATCGGACTTCCCGGCGAGAGGACGTTCCTCCTCCAGGCGAAGTCCGGCAACGCGCTGACGACCGTGGTCGTCGAGAAGGAGCAGGTCGAAATCCTCTCCGACCGGATCACCGAACTGCTCGACATGGTGATGATCAAGGATCCGGCCGCGCGGGTGCCGCAGACGGCGCTCGACGATCTCATCGACAACGCCGGGCTCAACGTCCCCATCGAACCGGAGTTCCGCGTCGGCACGATGAGCCTGGGGTGGGACACCGTCAAGCACGAACTCGTCATCGAATGCTTCGAACTCACCGAGGCGGACGCCCAGGCCGGAACCTCCGCCGACCCCGATGACGACGAGGTCGAACGCGAAGTCCTGCGCATCGTCCTCGACGCAGCCGCCGCCCGAGAATTCGCCCGCCGCGGAGAACAGGTCGTCAGCGCCGGACGCGGAGACTGCCCGTTCTGCTCCCTCCCGCTCGAACCCGACGGCCACCTGTGCCCCCGTGCCAACGGGATCCCGCGCGCCTGA
- a CDS encoding aldo/keto reductase produces MKHQRLGTTGLVVSDVGLGTFEWGHRVDDQVAQRLVDGYKDAGGNLIELPSSATISAEVLGRLRLPEEILLLARVGVSLSEPGHIETGLGRSRILSQVDSLLRTVGRDHLDVLVLDVFDAEVDRAETASAVETLLTLGKIRYVGVSHHTGWQLAEMRGAGIPVACAVAEYSLLNREAEAELVPAADYAGVSLIAGAGLGRGVLTDKYRNATPQDSRLAGELSDYAGAYLDERSNRVLAGVRRAATALGVSTLDIALAFNRQHGIASTLVSPRTPAQLAEVTGSEVDLADEIAEVLDQISWGPSD; encoded by the coding sequence ATGAAGCACCAACGCCTCGGCACTACCGGTCTGGTCGTCAGCGATGTGGGTCTCGGGACCTTCGAGTGGGGGCATCGGGTCGATGACCAGGTCGCCCAGCGCCTCGTCGATGGGTACAAAGACGCAGGTGGCAACCTCATCGAGCTGCCCAGCTCGGCTACGATCTCCGCCGAGGTGCTCGGACGGCTGAGACTTCCCGAAGAGATTCTGCTGCTGGCCCGGGTGGGCGTGTCCCTCAGTGAACCCGGCCACATCGAGACCGGACTCGGGCGCTCGAGAATCCTCAGCCAAGTCGATTCCCTGCTGCGCACAGTCGGTCGCGACCACCTCGACGTGCTCGTCCTCGACGTCTTCGATGCCGAGGTCGACCGTGCCGAGACAGCCTCGGCGGTCGAGACACTGCTGACGCTTGGAAAGATCCGCTACGTGGGCGTGTCCCACCACACCGGTTGGCAGCTGGCGGAGATGCGCGGTGCCGGGATTCCGGTTGCCTGTGCCGTCGCCGAATACTCGCTGCTCAACCGCGAGGCCGAGGCAGAGCTTGTCCCGGCCGCCGACTATGCGGGCGTCTCCCTCATCGCCGGAGCCGGGCTGGGTAGAGGTGTGCTCACCGACAAATACCGGAATGCGACTCCGCAGGATTCGCGCCTGGCGGGGGAGCTGAGCGATTACGCCGGTGCCTATCTCGATGAGCGGTCGAACCGGGTGCTCGCCGGCGTCCGTCGTGCCGCGACCGCTCTGGGCGTATCGACATTGGACATCGCCTTGGCCTTCAACCGCCAGCACGGTATCGCAAGCACCTTGGTCTCGCCTCGCACCCCGGCGCAGCTGGCCGAGGTCACCGGCAGCGAGGTCGACTTGGCCGATGAGATCGCCGAGGTGCTCGACCAGATCTCCTGGGGTCCGTCGGACTAG
- a CDS encoding undecaprenyl-diphosphate phosphatase has protein sequence MYDWLVAAVLGIVQALTEFLPISSSAHVRIVGELMLPGSDPGAFFTAIIQIGTEAAVVVYFWRDIITIISKWCKALVGKHDRKDPEVRLGWLIIVGSIPIVIIGLLFQDYIEGALRSLWITATMLIVFGLIIGIADWAGKRERTLEDMNWGQGILFGFAQALAVIPGVSRSGGTIMAGRFMGFDRPAAARYSFLLAIPAVVGSGLYGVAQTLGRSEAMVLGWGPTILATVISFALGLVVIHWFLKYVETKSFAIFVWYRVALGIVLYILLGTGVLAAV, from the coding sequence ATGTACGACTGGCTGGTCGCTGCCGTGCTCGGAATCGTGCAGGCACTCACCGAGTTCCTCCCGATCTCCTCCTCTGCGCATGTGCGCATCGTCGGCGAACTCATGCTGCCCGGTTCGGATCCGGGCGCGTTCTTCACCGCCATCATCCAGATCGGCACCGAGGCGGCCGTCGTCGTCTACTTCTGGCGCGACATCATCACGATCATCTCGAAATGGTGCAAGGCACTCGTCGGCAAGCACGATCGCAAGGACCCCGAGGTGCGTCTGGGCTGGCTCATCATCGTGGGTTCGATTCCCATCGTCATCATCGGCCTGCTCTTTCAGGATTACATCGAGGGTGCTCTGCGCAGCCTGTGGATCACCGCGACGATGCTCATCGTCTTCGGTCTCATCATCGGCATCGCCGACTGGGCCGGGAAACGCGAACGCACCCTCGAGGACATGAACTGGGGTCAGGGCATCCTGTTCGGCTTCGCACAGGCGCTCGCCGTCATTCCCGGCGTGTCACGCTCGGGCGGCACGATCATGGCCGGCCGTTTCATGGGCTTCGATCGCCCGGCAGCGGCTCGCTACTCGTTCCTGCTCGCCATTCCCGCCGTCGTCGGCTCCGGCCTCTACGGTGTGGCGCAGACGCTCGGTCGCAGTGAAGCCATGGTTCTCGGCTGGGGACCGACGATCCTCGCCACGGTGATTTCGTTCGCTCTCGGCCTCGTCGTCATCCACTGGTTCCTCAAGTACGTGGAGACGAAGTCCTTCGCCATCTTCGTCTGGTACCGCGTGGCCCTGGGCATCGTCCTCTACATCCTGCTCGGCACCGGAGTCCTCGCAGCAGTCTGA
- a CDS encoding histidine phosphatase family protein — translation MPVIVLLRHGLSSANVSGILAGRAPGVSLTDEGIRALRANLELLPHRHFTQLLHSPLQRCAQTASIAAETADFDRIDVDEAVIELDYGEWTGRPLKELGEEPLWATVVKSASQARFPGGESITEAAERSTARVRDLVAQLREDERADAESRADAEPTDGTEKSTPPRWAMIVSHGDIIKAIIADALGMPLDDFQRLSVAPGSFTVIDFSGDRPVLAAMSVTAAGLAQSAAVGGGGMR, via the coding sequence ATGCCCGTCATCGTTCTGCTGCGGCACGGCCTCTCCAGCGCCAACGTCTCCGGAATCCTGGCCGGACGCGCCCCCGGCGTGTCCCTCACCGATGAGGGAATCCGGGCGCTGCGGGCCAATCTCGAACTGCTGCCGCACCGACACTTCACCCAGCTGCTGCATTCGCCCCTGCAGCGCTGCGCACAGACCGCATCGATCGCGGCCGAAACAGCTGACTTCGATCGCATCGACGTCGACGAGGCCGTCATCGAGCTCGACTACGGCGAATGGACTGGCCGGCCACTCAAGGAACTGGGCGAGGAGCCCCTGTGGGCGACCGTAGTGAAGTCGGCGTCGCAGGCCAGGTTCCCCGGAGGGGAATCCATCACCGAGGCGGCCGAACGTTCCACAGCCCGCGTCCGTGATCTCGTGGCCCAGCTGCGTGAGGACGAACGTGCCGATGCCGAATCCCGGGCCGATGCAGAACCCACGGACGGTACCGAGAAATCGACGCCGCCTCGGTGGGCGATGATCGTCTCCCACGGAGACATCATCAAGGCGATCATCGCCGACGCCCTGGGGATGCCGCTGGATGACTTCCAACGGCTGAGCGTCGCTCCCGGGTCGTTCACGGTCATCGACTTCTCCGGTGACAGGCCGGTGCTCGCGGCGATGTCGGTGACCGCTGCCGGACTCGCCCAATCGGCCGCCGTCGGCGGCGGCGGAATGCGCTGA
- a CDS encoding DUF5703 family protein, whose product MTYEFRKVSFSRDVPRSVSLQELNDQAEYGQWELARTRISAGGVRTVWLRRKIMPLTMSS is encoded by the coding sequence ATGACATACGAATTCCGCAAGGTCTCGTTCTCTCGCGATGTGCCGCGGTCGGTCAGCCTGCAGGAACTCAACGACCAGGCGGAATACGGCCAATGGGAGCTCGCCCGCACCCGCATCTCCGCCGGCGGAGTCCGCACCGTGTGGCTGCGCCGGAAGATCATGCCGTTGACGATGAGTAGCTGA
- a CDS encoding M20/M25/M40 family metallo-hydrolase, with product MFDFSAAEDEVTELCRQLIRIDTQNWGGNKANPELPAAELIASWLAEVDLKSEIVESSPGRANLVARVKGSDPEAPALVVHGHTDVVPAAAEDWSVDPFGGVVKDGLLWGRGAVDMKDMDAMIVASVRAMLRQGLTPRRDLVIAFFADEEAGGNYGARHMVRNRPELFSGATEAISEVGGYSVDVRGQRVYLIQTAEKGLAWLNLVAHGTAGHGSQRNDDNPVTRLAAAITRIGNHPWPQEIPLATRKLLEGVSELTGIEFTAETIPQLLAELGSVEKFVAPTLQNTSNPSFLEAGYKHNVIPGSATAYVDCRTLPGQHEDVMLKIKELAGEGIDITAEDEGEALESPFDTPLVAQMQKSLLADDPSANVLPYTLSGGTDNKSMAELGITGYGFAPLQLTGDLDFPAMFHGVDERVPISALKFGTRVLGDFLMKA from the coding sequence GTGTTTGATTTCAGCGCCGCAGAGGACGAAGTCACCGAACTGTGCCGTCAGCTCATCCGCATCGACACCCAGAACTGGGGCGGGAACAAAGCCAACCCGGAGCTGCCGGCCGCCGAACTCATCGCGTCCTGGCTTGCCGAGGTGGACCTGAAGTCCGAGATCGTCGAATCCTCACCGGGCCGGGCCAACCTCGTGGCCCGTGTGAAGGGCTCCGATCCCGAGGCGCCGGCCCTCGTCGTCCACGGCCACACCGACGTCGTTCCGGCGGCCGCGGAGGACTGGAGCGTCGACCCCTTCGGAGGAGTCGTCAAGGACGGTCTGCTGTGGGGCCGCGGAGCGGTGGACATGAAGGACATGGACGCGATGATCGTCGCGTCCGTCCGCGCCATGCTCCGCCAGGGACTCACTCCGCGTCGGGACCTCGTGATCGCGTTCTTCGCCGACGAGGAGGCCGGAGGAAACTACGGTGCCCGCCATATGGTGCGCAACCGTCCCGAGCTGTTCTCCGGGGCCACCGAGGCGATCTCCGAAGTCGGCGGCTACTCCGTCGACGTCCGCGGGCAGCGTGTCTACCTCATCCAGACCGCCGAGAAGGGATTGGCCTGGCTCAACCTCGTCGCCCACGGCACCGCCGGGCACGGATCTCAGCGCAACGACGACAATCCCGTCACGCGGCTCGCCGCCGCGATCACCCGGATCGGCAACCACCCGTGGCCGCAGGAGATCCCTCTGGCCACACGGAAACTGCTCGAAGGCGTCTCGGAGCTCACGGGAATCGAGTTCACGGCAGAGACGATCCCGCAGCTGCTCGCCGAACTGGGTTCGGTCGAGAAGTTCGTGGCACCGACGCTGCAGAACACCTCCAACCCGTCATTCCTCGAAGCCGGATACAAACACAACGTCATTCCCGGCAGCGCAACAGCCTACGTCGACTGCCGCACTCTGCCGGGACAGCATGAGGACGTCATGCTCAAGATCAAGGAACTCGCGGGGGAGGGGATCGACATCACCGCCGAGGATGAAGGCGAGGCGCTCGAGTCACCGTTCGACACTCCGTTGGTCGCGCAGATGCAGAAGAGCCTGCTCGCCGACGACCCGAGCGCGAACGTCCTGCCCTACACGCTTTCCGGAGGCACGGACAACAAGTCGATGGCCGAGCTCGGCATCACCGGCTACGGCTTCGCTCCGCTCCAGCTCACCGGCGACCTCGACTTCCCGGCGATGTTCCACGGCGTCGACGAGAGGGTGCCGATCTCGGCGCTCAAGTTCGGGACGCGGGTCCTCGGCGACTTCCTGATGAAGGCCTGA